One genomic window of Arachis stenosperma cultivar V10309 chromosome 10, arast.V10309.gnm1.PFL2, whole genome shotgun sequence includes the following:
- the LOC130954913 gene encoding very-long-chain 3-oxoacyl-CoA reductase 1-like — MELIDLFMVSTTALGFIFVLKNLFNFVKWVWRMFFRAPKNLRDYGSWAIITGSTDGIGKAMAHEMASKGLNLLLLGRNPTKLEATSNEIREKNNKVSVEVKCLVVDFEKENGERIKERVEEAIEGLDVGILVNSAGLAYRYARFFHEVDSNLINSIIKVNVEGTTWITKAVIQKMVDKKKGAIINMGSGSTVVLPSYPLVTLYAATKAYLAMLSRSISLEYKQQGIDIQCQAPLFVSTKMTKMGSSVFVPTAEKYIKSCTRWIGYESVVEPYLLHSLQGFFIRAIPDPFVDSYLLRYFLYWRKRGLLKDSNNLPPSS; from the exons ATGGAGTTGATTGATCTCTTCATGGTGTCAACAACAGCATTAGGCTTCATCTTTGTTTTGAAGAATCTCTTCAATTTTGTGAAGTGGGTATGGAGAATGTTCTTCAGGGCTCCAAAGAATCTAAGAGACTATGGTTCATGGGCCATAATCACTGGCTCCACTGATGGAATTGGCAAAGCCATGGCACATGAAATGGCATCTAAGGGTCTCAACCTTCTCTTGCTTGGTAGAAACCCTACAAAGCTTGAAGCCACATCCAATGAGATAAGAGAAAAGAACAATAAGGTTAGTGTTGAAGTCAAGTGTTTGGTCGTTGACTTTGAGAAAGAAAATGGAGAGAGAATAAAAGAAAGGGTTGAGGAAGCAATAGAGGGTTTGGATGTTGGAATTCTTGTAAATAGTGCTGGATTGGCATACCGTTATGCTAGATTCTTTCACGAGGTTGATTCTAATCTTATAAATAGTATCATAAAAGTGAATGTTGAAGGAACTACTTGGATCACAAAAGCAGTGATTCAAAAGATGGTAGACAAGAAGAAAGGAGCAATTATTAATATGGGTTCTGGTTCCACTGTTGTCCTTCCTTCTTATCCTTTGGTTACCCTCTATGCCGCCACCAAAGC ATATCTTGCAATGTTGTCAAGAAGCATCAGTTTGGAATATAAGCAACAAGGAATTGACATCCAGTGTCAG GCTCCATTATTTGTGTCAACTAAGATGACAAAGATGGGAAGTTCAGTGTTTGTTCCAACGGCAGAGAAGTATATAAAATCATGCACGAGATGGATTGGGTATGAAAGTGTGGTTGAGCCCTATTTGCTCCATTCTCTGCAAGGTTTTTTCATAAGAGCAATTCCTGACCCATTTGTTGATTCTTATTTGCTTCGTTATTTTCTATATTGGCGCAAAAGAGGGCTCCTCAAGGACTCCAACAATTTACCACCATCATCTTAA